The following proteins come from a genomic window of Ramlibacter agri:
- a CDS encoding cysteine hydrolase family protein: MSQASSDYIRAYMAERPIQAERAALVIIDMQHATGSRDGALGCKLKAEGSSAADYRFDRIERFVVPNALKLREHFRRLGRPVLHVTIGAALPDASDAPPHMRKLFVGTSNFLGSREHEIVEPLKPLPGEHVLRKTTIGAFASTNIDSLLRALSCEQLYLCGVSTNMCVETTAREAADRGYLVTLVEDACGTTHEDLHNVTMRNFQRLFGRVRSTQESVGELEKAHA, encoded by the coding sequence ATGAGCCAGGCTTCCTCCGACTACATCCGCGCCTACATGGCCGAGCGTCCCATCCAGGCGGAGCGGGCCGCGCTCGTCATCATCGACATGCAGCACGCCACCGGCTCGCGCGACGGCGCGCTGGGCTGCAAGCTGAAGGCCGAGGGCTCCAGCGCTGCCGACTACCGCTTCGACCGCATCGAGCGCTTCGTGGTGCCCAACGCGCTGAAGCTGCGCGAACACTTCCGCCGCCTCGGCCGCCCGGTGCTGCACGTGACCATCGGCGCCGCGCTGCCGGACGCCAGCGACGCGCCGCCCCACATGCGCAAGCTGTTCGTCGGCACCAGCAACTTCCTGGGCAGCCGCGAGCACGAGATCGTCGAGCCGCTGAAGCCGCTGCCCGGCGAGCACGTGCTGCGCAAGACCACCATCGGCGCCTTCGCGTCGACCAACATCGACAGCCTGCTGCGGGCCTTGAGCTGCGAGCAGTTGTACCTGTGCGGCGTGTCCACCAACATGTGTGTCGAGACCACCGCGCGCGAGGCGGCCGACCGCGGCTACCTGGTCACGCTGGTCGAAGACGCCTGCGGCACCACGCACGAAGACCTGCACAACGTCACCATGCGCAACTTCCAGCGCCTGTTCGGCCGCGTGCGCAGCACCCAGGAAAGCGTGGGCGAACTGGAGAAGGCGCATGCCTGA
- a CDS encoding aspartate/glutamate racemase family protein, with protein MPEATKPRRVLVVVPFAMSQDNLLLRQQQLQGLQFGDDIRFEYRAVRAGPLNYASHHDFALADVANFEAGCRAQDEGYDAVCIDTMSDSGVAALRSVLDIPVFGPGKASMLMALTLGDRFSILTMASRWKPLYKKALDELGLHHKCASVRAIEMPPDNQGLLSGKEEEVFPLLEAAGRKAIEEDGAEVLILGSTTMHQSHAYLSKRLPVPVINPGPLSYKLAESALALGLTHSRVGYPRPMHPRLDMLQAMFDAGEKASKS; from the coding sequence ATGCCTGAGGCGACCAAGCCCAGGCGGGTCCTCGTCGTCGTGCCCTTCGCGATGTCGCAGGACAACCTGCTGCTGCGCCAGCAACAGCTGCAGGGGCTGCAGTTCGGCGACGACATCCGCTTCGAGTACCGCGCCGTGCGCGCGGGCCCGCTCAACTACGCCAGCCACCACGACTTCGCGTTGGCCGACGTCGCCAACTTCGAGGCCGGCTGCCGCGCCCAGGACGAAGGCTACGACGCCGTCTGCATCGACACCATGAGCGACTCGGGCGTCGCCGCGCTGCGCTCGGTGCTGGATATCCCGGTGTTCGGGCCGGGCAAGGCCTCGATGCTGATGGCGCTGACCCTGGGCGACCGCTTCTCCATCCTCACCATGGCCAGCCGCTGGAAGCCGCTGTACAAGAAGGCGCTGGACGAACTGGGCCTGCACCACAAATGCGCCTCCGTGCGCGCCATCGAGATGCCGCCGGACAACCAGGGGCTGCTCTCCGGCAAGGAGGAAGAAGTCTTCCCGCTGCTGGAAGCCGCGGGCCGCAAGGCGATCGAGGAAGACGGCGCCGAGGTGCTGATCCTCGGCTCCACCACCATGCACCAGTCGCACGCTTACCTGAGCAAGCGGCTGCCGGTGCCCGTGATCAACCCCGGACCCCTCAGCTACAAGCTGGCCGAGTCCGCTTTGGCCCTGGGCCTCACCCACAGCCGCGTGGGCTACCCGCGCCCCATGCATCCCCGCCTGGACATGCTGCAAGCGATGTTCGATGCCGGCGAGAAAGCGAGCAAGTCATGA